One stretch of Longimicrobium sp. DNA includes these proteins:
- a CDS encoding type II toxin-antitoxin system VapC family toxin — protein MIVDTSAAVAIILGEAGFQELAALLLERADVGIGTPSLTECGLVLASRAGLDWRTLMAEFKARFGVEEIPFTSVHWVVAVEAFEEFGKGRHPARLNFGDCLSYAVARVENRPLLFVGNDFPLTDVGKA, from the coding sequence TTGATCGTAGACACCTCGGCGGCGGTCGCCATCATCCTTGGCGAGGCCGGATTCCAGGAATTGGCCGCGCTGCTGCTTGAACGGGCAGACGTGGGGATTGGCACGCCAAGCCTCACCGAATGCGGATTGGTGCTCGCGTCACGGGCGGGGCTCGACTGGCGGACGCTGATGGCGGAGTTCAAGGCGCGCTTCGGCGTGGAGGAAATCCCGTTCACGTCCGTGCACTGGGTGGTGGCGGTGGAAGCGTTCGAGGAATTCGGCAAAGGGCGCCATCCCGCACGGCTGAACTTCGGCGACTGCCTGAGCTACGCTGTGGCGCGGGTGGAGAACCGCCCCTTGCTGTTCGTCGGCAACGACTTCCCGCTGACCGACGTCGGAAAAGCCTGA